The Miltoncostaea marina DNA window GCGTCGAGGTTCTGCATGGGCTCGCCCATGCCCATGAAGACCACGTTCGTCAGGCGGGCGTCCTGCGCGGCCGCCTCGCGCGCCGCGAGCACGGCCTGGTCGAGGATCTCGGCCGGGGTGAGGTCCCGGCCCGGGCCCATCGCGCCCGTCGCGCAGAACCGGCAGGCGAGCGCGCACCCGGCCTGGCTGGACACGCACACGGTGCGCCGGCCCTCCTCGTGGGCGATCAGCACCGCCTCGACGAAGGCGCCGTCGCCGGCGCGCAGGCCCCACTTGACGGTGCCGTCGCGCGAGACGACCCGCTGCCGCGGCTCGAGGGTCCAGAACGGCAGGTGCTCCTCGAGGCGCGCCCGCAGCGCGGCGGGGAACGCCGAGACGTCGGCCCAGCCGTCGGCGCCGGCGCGCTGGGCCTCGGCGGCCTGGCGGGCGCGGTACGGGGGCTGACCCCACTCGGCGAGGAGGCTGGCGAGGGCGGCGCGGTCCACCCGCGGAGGGTAGCTGGTGCGGCGGGTGGGTACAGGTGGTTGCGTACGCAACCAGATCGACGTATCATTGAGTGCGCAACGACCACCTCGGGAGGGGCCATGCGGCTCGACGGCATCCATCACATCAGCGCGATCACGGCGGACGCGCCGGGCAACCTCGACTTCTACACGCGCGTGCTCGGGATGCGGCTGGCCGCGAAGACGGTCAACCAGGACGATCCGGGCGTCTACCACCTCTTCTACGCCGACGAGCGGGGCCGGCCGGGGTCGGAGATGACCTTCTTCGAGTACCCGGGCCTGCCGCGCGGCCGCGCCGGCTCGGGGATGGTGCACCGGGTCGTCTGGCGGGTCGGCTCGGACGCCGCCCTCGACTTCTGGGCCGCCCGGCTCGGCGACGAGGGGCACGCCGCCGAGCGGCTCGACGGGGCCGTGCGCTTCGCCGACCCGGAGGGCCTCGCGCACGAGCTCGTCGTCGACCACGCCGACGAGCCGCTGGCGGCCGAGCACCCCGACGTGCCCGCGGAGCACGCGCTCGGCGGGTTCGTCGGCGTGCGCGCGTACGCCCGCGCGCCGGAGCGCTCGGGCGCGCTGCTGGAGGGCCTGCTCGGCGCCCGGGCGCTCGGCGCCGGGGCGTACGAGGTGCGCGGCGCGCGCCGCGGCGGCCTGATCGCCTTCGACCCGCCGCCCGCCGAGCGGGCGCTGGCGGGCGCGGGCACCGTGCACCACGTCGCCTGGGGCACGACGGTCGACGACCTCCCGCGCTGGGCGGAGCGCGTCGCGGCGGCCGGCGTGCGCGCGACGGGGGTGATCGACCGCCACTGGTTCCACTCCGTCTACTTCCGCGAGCCCAGCGGCGTGCTCTACGAGATCGCCGACGACGGCCCGGGCTTCACGCGCGACATGCCGCTGGAGGAGCTCGGCTCGCGGCTGGTGCTGCCCGCCTGGCTCGAGCCGCGCCGCGCGGAGATCGAGGCCCGGCTCACGCCGCTGGCCGACCCGCGGGCGGCCCGGCCGCGGGTGGCGGCATGAGCGACGCCGCGATCCTCGACGGCTGGCGGCACCTCGTGGAGCCGGGCGCGCCGGAGGGCGCCGTGCTGCTGATGCTGCACGGCACGGGCGGCGACGAGCGCGACATGGCGGCCCTCGGCCGCGCGCTCGCGCCCGGCGCGCCGCTCGTGGCGCCGCGCGGGCGGGTGTCCGAGGGCGGCATGGCGCGGTTCTTCAGCCGCACGCCGGCCGACCCGTTCCGCTTCCCCGACCTGCCGGAGCGCATCGACGAGCTCGCCGCCTTCGTGCGTGCCGCCACCGCCGCCCACGGCCTCGCGGGACGGCCCGTGGTCGCCGTGGGCTACTCCAACGGCGCCAACGCCGCCGCGGCGCTCATGCTGCGCCACCCCGGGCTGCTGGCCGGCGGGGCGCTGCTGCGGCCGATGCTGCCGGCCGAGCCGCCGCCCGGGCTCGACCTGGCGGGCACGCGCGTGCTCGTGGCCGCCGGCAGCGCCGACACTATGATCCCGCCCCCGCGGGTGGAGGCCCTGGTGGCGGCGCTGCGCGGCGCCGGCGCCGACGTGCAGGAGCGCTGGGAGGCGACCGGCCACGGCCTCACCCAGGACGACCTCGCGGCGACCGCGCGCTGGCTGGCGGAGGGGGCGGCGGGGCGCTCGCCGGACGCCCCTCCGGCTCGTGGCTGAGGCGGGGCATGCGCGCCGCGGCCAGGGCCGCGAGCAGCAGCGAGGCCGTCGCCACCGCGAGGGCGGCCCGGAAGCCGTCCGCCACGAGCGCGCGGCCCGCGGCGTCGACCCGGCCGGCGGCGTCGTGGAGGCCCGGGGTGAGGCGGGCGTGCAGCACCGCGCCGAGCACGGCGCCCCCGAGCGCGCCGCCCGTGTAGCGGCTGATGTTGGGCAGCGCCGACGCCACCCCGAGGCGGGCCGCCGGGACGCCGTGGATCGCCGTGGTGGTGATGGCCGACGTGGAGGCCGCGAGGCCGACGCCGAACGCCACCAGGCCGGGCAGCAGGGCGGCGTAGTCCTGCGCCGGCGCGGCGAGGGCCATGCCCGCCGCGCCCGCCGCCGACACGAGGAAGCCCGCGGTCGCGAGGCGGTCGGACCCGGCCCGGCCCATCGAGCGCCCCGCCAGCGGCGCCACGAGCACGAACGACGCCGCGACGGGGGTGATCGCCAGGCCGAGCGCCACGGCCCCGAACCCCATGACGGCGGTCAGGTGGAAGGGCAGTAGGATGAGCACGCCGAACAGGGCCGCCGACGACGCCATGGCGGCGAGGTTCGCCGTCTGGAGCGACCGCAGCCGCAGCAGCCGCAGGTCGAGCATCGGATGCGCCGCGCGCGACTCGTGGACGGCGAAGGCGGCCAGCGCGAGCGGGCCGATCGCCGCCGCCGCGACCGTGGGCGGCGCGGTCCAGCCCCACGCCCCGCCGCGCGAGAGGGCGATCAGGATCGCGAACAGGCCGGCGGCGGCCAGGGCGGCGCCCGGCAGGTCGAAGCGCCGCCCGGCGCCGGGCGAGCGCGCCTCCTCGAGCACGAGCGCCGCGCCGGCCAGCACGACCGCGCCCATCACCGGGCTGAACCAGAACACGCTGCGCCACCCGAAGGCGCCCACGAGGACGCCCGCCAGGTTGAGCGCCAGGACCGGCGCCAGGCCCAGCACGCCGCCCATCACGCCGAGGGCCGCCGCGCGCTCGCGGGGCCCGAACAGCTCGGCCGCGTACGCGTAGGCGGTGGGCGCCATCGCGCACGCGCCCACCGCCTGCACGATGCGGAACGCCACCAGCGCCGGCGCGGTGGGGGCGAGCGCGCAGAGCACCGAGCCGGCGCACAGCACGAGCACGCCCGCCACGAACACGCGGCGGCGGCCGTAGAGGTCGCCCGCCCGGCCGGCGAGC harbors:
- a CDS encoding VOC family protein; amino-acid sequence: MRLDGIHHISAITADAPGNLDFYTRVLGMRLAAKTVNQDDPGVYHLFYADERGRPGSEMTFFEYPGLPRGRAGSGMVHRVVWRVGSDAALDFWAARLGDEGHAAERLDGAVRFADPEGLAHELVVDHADEPLAAEHPDVPAEHALGGFVGVRAYARAPERSGALLEGLLGARALGAGAYEVRGARRGGLIAFDPPPAERALAGAGTVHHVAWGTTVDDLPRWAERVAAAGVRATGVIDRHWFHSVYFREPSGVLYEIADDGPGFTRDMPLEELGSRLVLPAWLEPRRAEIEARLTPLADPRAARPRVAA
- a CDS encoding alpha/beta hydrolase, which codes for MSDAAILDGWRHLVEPGAPEGAVLLMLHGTGGDERDMAALGRALAPGAPLVAPRGRVSEGGMARFFSRTPADPFRFPDLPERIDELAAFVRAATAAHGLAGRPVVAVGYSNGANAAAALMLRHPGLLAGGALLRPMLPAEPPPGLDLAGTRVLVAAGSADTMIPPPRVEALVAALRGAGADVQERWEATGHGLTQDDLAATARWLAEGAAGRSPDAPPARG
- a CDS encoding DHA2 family efflux MFS transporter permease subunit, with translation MRDRAASRLAAARARLRAHPRWRWMALLVVASGMMLSVVNVSIVNIALPAMAADLGVDVPGISWVVTGFLVTQATLLALAGRAGDLYGRRRVFVAGVLVLCAGSVLCALAPTAPALVAFRIVQAVGACAMAPTAYAYAAELFGPRERAAALGVMGGVLGLAPVLALNLAGVLVGAFGWRSVFWFSPVMGAVVLAGAALVLEEARSPGAGRRFDLPGAALAAAGLFAILIALSRGGAWGWTAPPTVAAAAIGPLALAAFAVHESRAAHPMLDLRLLRLRSLQTANLAAMASSAALFGVLILLPFHLTAVMGFGAVALGLAITPVAASFVLVAPLAGRSMGRAGSDRLATAGFLVSAAGAAGMALAAPAQDYAALLPGLVAFGVGLAASTSAITTTAIHGVPAARLGVASALPNISRYTGGALGGAVLGAVLHARLTPGLHDAAGRVDAAGRALVADGFRAALAVATASLLLAALAAARMPRLSHEPEGRPASAPPPPPPASARSPRGRPG